A window of Erpetoichthys calabaricus chromosome 12, fErpCal1.3, whole genome shotgun sequence contains these coding sequences:
- the LOC114662010 gene encoding uncharacterized protein LOC114662010, which translates to MESNTSSNSASLGTSAASVQDHTAQQSAQEMRIVLVGQNSVGKSASGNTILGKNVFSSTSNSEPVTKTCQIERETVCGTCVAVIDTPGLLNNTLRLDKVVQETERCKCLASPGPHAFLLVLPLGRSSENEMQLLEAIRQLFGNHAVKYTIVLFTLGDERKDLSVEEYIRTGSKDMKQLLEYCENRYHLLNNKNTSDRAQVKELLGKIQTMLSKNRELLLRRNYNNVKEKVTKETPHQVVSTKNCDLGESAFAPHDQPTLRIVLVGKTGSGKSASGNTILKKKLFKSENTANSVTERCEKIKACVSKRLVSIVDTPGLYDTNLPPEKVVEEIAKCISLSSPGPHAFLLVIRLDRFTEEEKKTVEKIQEIFGEGAAKYTLVLFTFGDELDKTIEEYLQDANRNLMDLLEQCGNRYHVFNNESSNDDKQVLELLEKIEAMVEKNDGQVYTNEMFQEAEEGIKCRQDELMRKKKEEVRAKYLSLPEEEREASFNTKWEQVYWSFLEGTREEAEKSNSFIHSFVESAMALILNNTVGLKATQYALEKLESIAKAPVKKAVNIALNSGVNSKKAMVVALKTTARLAANKCATQ; encoded by the exons ATGGAGAGTAATACATCGTCAAATTCAG CTTCCCTGGGGACAAGTGCAGCATCTGTTCAGGACCACACTGCCCAGCAAAGTGCCCAAGAGATGAGGATTGTACTGGTTGGACAAAACTCAGTGGGGAAGAGTGCATCAGGAAACACCATTCTAGGAAAAAACGTGTTTTCTTCCACTTCCAACTCAGAACCGGTGACAAAAACTTGTCAGATTGAAAGAGAAACAGTTTGTGGGACATGCGTAGCAGTGATTGATACACCAGGTTTGCTGAATAACACCCTTAGACTGGATAAAGTTGTCCAAGAGACAGAAAGATGTAAATGTCTGGCAAGTCCAGGGCCTCATGCATTCTTATTGGTCCTGCCTTTAGGAAGATCCagtgaaaatgaaatgcagttaCTTGAGGCCATCAGACAGTTGTTTGGAAATCATGCAGTGAAATACACAATTGTTCTTTTTACCCTTGGGGATGAGAGGAAAGATTTGTCAGTGGAGGAATACATCAGAACAGGCAGCAAAGATATGAAGCAACTTCTTGAGTACTGCGAGAACAGGTATCATCTGCTCAACAATAAAAATACCAGTGACCGGGCTCAAGTCAAAGAACTATTGGGAAAAATACAGACAATGCTGTCAAAAAATCGAGAACTTCTTCTTCGAAGAAATTACAacaatgtcaaagaaaaagtGACCAAGGAGACCCCACATCAGGTAGTGTCAACTAAAA ACTGTGACTTGGGAGAAAGTGCATTTGCTCCGCACGATCAGCCAACACTCCGGATTGTATTAGTTGGAAAAACAGGGAGTGGAAAGAGTGCATCTGGCAATACAAtcctgaaaaaaaaactatttaaatctGAGAATACTGCAAATTCTGTCACTGAAAGGTGTGAGAAGATAAAGGCCTGTGTCTCCAAGAGGTTAGTGTCCATCGTTGATACACCAGGCTTGTATGACACCAACTTACCTCCAGAGAAAGTTGTGGAGGAGATTGCAAAATGCATCTCTCTGTCTTCCCCGGGACCCCACGCATTCTTGCTTGTGATCCGTCTGGACCGATTtacagaagaagagaaaaagactgtggaaaaaatacaggaaattttTGGAGAGGGAGCAGCAAAGTATACATTAGTTCTTTTCACATTTGGGGATGAGCTAGACAAGACCATTGAAGAGTATCTTCAAGATGCTAACAGAAACCTCATGGACTTATTGGAGCAGTGTGGGAACCGGTATCATGTATTCAACAACGAAAGCTCAAATGATGACAAGCAGGTCCTAGAGCTCTTAGAGAAGATTGAAGCAATGGTGGAAAAAAATGATGGACAAGTGTACACCAATGAAATGTTCCAGGAGGCAGAGGAGGGTATCAAATGCAGACAAGATGAGCTaatgaggaagaagaaggaagaagtgAGGGCAAAGTACCTGAGCTTACCTGAAGAAGAGCGTGAAGCCAGCTTCAATACAAAATGGGAACAAGTCTATTGGAGCTTCCTGGAAGGGACAAGAGAGGAAGCAGAAAAGTCTAATTCGTTTATCCACTCCTTTGTGGAATCAGCCATGGCATTAATTTTGAACAATACAGTGGGGCTAAAGGCAACACAGTATGCTTTAGAGAAACTAGAAAGCATTGCAAAAGCACCAGTCAAAAAAGCAGTAAACATTGCGTTGAATTCAGGAGTAAACTCTAAAAAAGCTATGGTCGTGGCATTAAAAACGACAGCAAGACTTGCGGCAAATAAGTGTGCAACACAGTAA